The following coding sequences lie in one Arachis ipaensis cultivar K30076 chromosome B03, Araip1.1, whole genome shotgun sequence genomic window:
- the LOC107632591 gene encoding uncharacterized protein LOC107632591 → MNSTNAEDIPSNYGLTGEMELEVGLKFLSKDAAMLAIKNYNIRRSAEFKVVESDHTRRNHLHKGVAGIRGIGIRIQGVLQKGLASEAKGNSENLWRLDDSYNQLQRYFNALQTFVPGTIVDLQTRPYYVGNTLDRESTLLMGIAQDGNNNILPIAFALVERENTDAWYFFLTNLRRHVATQPEVLLISDRHAAIKAALEREGCGWEHNVYCVRHIASNFATNFKSKEAKRHLVSVAYSKTQEQAQYYLELISAEDPATSLAMMAWIRGLEPPKWLQHRDEGCRYGHTTTNLSECINSVMKETRNLPVCAIVKSTYHRLNALFVQKGQQAEAQVVCGQIFSQFLQKAILANREGITQMLVISHDRATSIFTVDEIADVGSQSRFRVYLQQRRCDYGYFQALHYPCAHALAACAHARLDWQSYVDDVYRVENAFRVY, encoded by the exons ATGAACTCAACAAATGCAGAGGACATACCCAGTAACTATGGTTTGACCGGTGAAATGGAGCTAGAGGTTGGCTTGAAATTCCTGAGTAAGGATGCAGCAATGCTTGCTATTAAGAACTACAACATCCGTCGAAGTGCAGAATTCAAAGTAGTGGAGTCAGATCATACTAG ACGCAACCATTTGCATAAAGGTGTTGCAGGGATCCGTGGAATCGGCATACGGATACAAGGTGTCTTACAAAAAGGTTTGGCTAGTGAAGCAAAAGGCAATAGCGAGAATCTATGGAGACTGGATGATTCTTATAACCAGCTACAGAGATACTTCAATGCGTTGCAAACTTTTGTTCCAG GTACAATTGTCGACCTACAAACCCGACCATACTATGTCGGCAACACGCTCGACCGCGAAA GTACCTTGTTGATGGGAATAGCACAGGACGGAAACAACAACATTCTTCCCATAGCTTTCGCGCTAGTGGAACGGGAGAACACAGATGCGTGGTACTTCTTTCTCACCAACTTAAGGAGACATGTGGCTACTCAACCGGAAGTTCTACTGATCTCTGACAGGCATGCGGCTATAAAGGCTGCGCTCGAGCGAGAGGGTTGTGGCTGGGAACACAATGTTTACTGTGTCCGACACATTGCGTCCAACTTCGCAACAAACTTCAAGAGTAAGGAAGCCAAAAGACATCTTGTTAGCGTGGCATACTCGAAGACCCAAGAGCAAGCACAATACTACCTAGAGTTAATCAGCGCGGAGGATCCCGCCACATCCCTGGCAATGATGGCTTGGATAAGAGGGTTAGAGCCACCGAAATGGCTCCAACACCGCGATGAGGGTTGCCGATATGGTCACACAACAACGAATCTTTCTGAGTGCATCAACTCTGTGATGAAGGAGACTCGTAACCTTCCAGTGTGTGCAATTGTGAAGTCCACGTACCACCGTTTAAATGCATTGTTTGTCCAGAAGGGTCAGCAGGCAGAAGCACAGGTTGTATGTGGCCAGATCTTTTCGCAGTTCTTGCAAAAGGCAATACTTGCCAACAGGGAGGGAATCACGCAAATGCTTGTCATATCACACGACAGGGCGACATCGATCTTCACCGTCGATGAGATAGCCGACGTAGGGTCTCAATCCAGATTCAGAGTTTACCTCCAGCAAAGACGGTGTGACTACGGATACTTCCAAGCGTTGCACTACCCGTGTGCCCACGCGCTTGCAGCATGTGCCCATGCCAGGCTTGACTGGCAGTCTTATGTCGACGATGTCTATCGGGTGGAAAATGCGTTCCGGGTATATTAG